The Urbifossiella limnaea genome has a window encoding:
- a CDS encoding vWA domain-containing protein, producing MADSRQLPSSMVAAEFGEVNVRPAGGAVEVTFTVAMEPQGVDAEGWQTGVALDASASMRKAYGRQLTGTIPVAVQAEYRARGWMAERVEDGKSTLKLKAAGHDDAVRRGYLRFGENVVEPRAREFISYLAGNLDADGGTTVVYWACDDGRGVEVLGDFTADQCRTLALGGPAAARFGTGTYLLPALDYFLTRFADAARGMYLFVTDGRLDDLDAVKRATTQLAKRIAAGQRNPVKCVLIGVGEAIDEGQMEELDDLDTGTDVDIWDHKIAAEMRALTEIFAEVVDENQIVAPRAALYDSAGRLAREFTDGMPAKVTFRVPAGSDWFELEIEGQRVRQRLR from the coding sequence ATGGCCGACAGCCGACAACTCCCCAGCTCGATGGTCGCCGCCGAGTTCGGCGAGGTGAACGTCCGCCCCGCCGGCGGCGCCGTCGAGGTCACCTTCACCGTGGCGATGGAGCCGCAGGGCGTCGACGCCGAGGGCTGGCAGACCGGCGTGGCCCTCGACGCCAGCGCGTCCATGCGGAAGGCCTACGGCCGGCAGCTCACCGGCACCATACCCGTCGCCGTGCAGGCCGAGTACCGGGCGCGCGGGTGGATGGCCGAGCGCGTCGAAGACGGCAAGTCCACGCTGAAGCTGAAGGCCGCCGGGCACGACGACGCCGTCCGCCGCGGCTACCTCCGGTTCGGCGAGAACGTCGTCGAGCCACGGGCCCGGGAGTTCATCTCGTACCTCGCCGGCAACCTCGACGCCGACGGCGGCACCACCGTCGTGTACTGGGCGTGCGACGACGGCCGCGGCGTCGAGGTGCTCGGCGACTTCACCGCCGACCAGTGCCGCACGCTGGCCCTCGGCGGCCCCGCCGCGGCGCGCTTCGGCACCGGCACCTACCTGCTGCCGGCGCTCGACTACTTCCTGACGCGGTTCGCGGACGCCGCCCGCGGCATGTACCTGTTCGTGACCGACGGCCGGCTCGACGACCTGGACGCCGTCAAGCGCGCGACCACGCAGCTGGCGAAGCGCATCGCCGCGGGCCAGCGGAACCCGGTGAAGTGCGTCCTGATCGGCGTCGGCGAAGCGATCGACGAGGGGCAGATGGAGGAACTCGACGACCTCGACACCGGCACCGACGTGGACATCTGGGACCACAAGATCGCGGCCGAGATGCGGGCGCTGACGGAGATCTTCGCCGAGGTGGTGGACGAGAACCAGATCGTGGCGCCGCGGGCGGCACTGTACGACTCGGCCGGCCGACTGGCGCGCGAGTTCACCGACGGGATGCCGGCGAAGGTGACGTTCCGGGTGCCGGCCGGGAGCGACTGGTTCGAGCTGGAGATCGAGGGGCAGCGGGTCCGGCAGCGGCTGCGGTGA